From the Hyphomicrobium sp. ghe19 genome, one window contains:
- a CDS encoding ABC transporter ATP-binding protein, producing the protein MNAIVFDKVWKEYGDHVVLEQINLEIETRSFVALVGPSGCGKTTFLRLLLGEERPTRGSILVEGVPLKAEPDADRGVVFQRYSVFPHLTVLGNVIIGREFEKAGAFGRLFGRARKQAEEEARELLSAVGLAGQEKKYPSALSGGMQQRLALAQALMRRPKVLLLDEPFGALDPGIRSDIHVLMRRIWNESSLTVVMVTHDLSEAFELGTRIIAFERPRNRPEEAERYGARLSADIPTPPPTAPAIPKGATVTKDIEIWPKKVAGSPGVLTRHGHSAPRS; encoded by the coding sequence ATGAACGCCATCGTCTTCGACAAGGTTTGGAAAGAATACGGCGATCACGTCGTACTCGAGCAGATCAATCTCGAAATCGAGACGCGCTCGTTCGTGGCGCTGGTCGGCCCCTCGGGATGCGGCAAGACAACATTCCTGCGGTTGCTCCTCGGCGAAGAGCGGCCGACGCGCGGAAGCATTCTCGTCGAAGGTGTTCCGCTCAAAGCGGAGCCCGATGCGGACCGCGGCGTCGTCTTCCAGCGCTACTCGGTGTTTCCGCATCTGACGGTTCTCGGCAACGTCATCATTGGGCGGGAGTTCGAGAAGGCGGGCGCCTTCGGCCGTCTGTTCGGGCGTGCGCGCAAACAAGCCGAGGAGGAAGCACGCGAGCTTCTGTCCGCCGTCGGGCTTGCGGGTCAGGAGAAGAAATATCCATCGGCGCTTTCGGGGGGCATGCAGCAGCGCCTGGCGCTCGCCCAGGCTCTAATGCGGCGGCCAAAGGTCTTGCTGCTGGACGAACCGTTCGGTGCACTCGATCCCGGTATCCGATCGGATATTCATGTCCTCATGCGGCGCATCTGGAATGAATCGTCGCTGACCGTCGTCATGGTCACGCACGACTTGAGCGAAGCTTTCGAACTCGGTACGCGCATCATCGCTTTCGAGCGGCCTCGCAACCGGCCGGAAGAGGCCGAGCGCTATGGGGCACGGCTCTCTGCTGACATTCCCACGCCGCCTCCGACCGCGCCGGCGATCCCGAAGGGCGCGACCGTCACCAAGGACATCGAGATCTGGCCTAAGAAGGTAGCAGGAAGCCCTGGCGTTCTAACGCGTCATGGGCATTCGGCTCCACGTTCCTAG
- the soxC gene encoding sulfite dehydrogenase, which yields MAGKLASEDLVPVAGGGLLHRRLFLKAGLVLATAQTATSLRAEEASLPKAEDPDDPSWIHKTGLPFTGYGTPSKYEKHVVRNTGGNRTPAGDGVSWTPLEELEGIITPSGLHFERHHDGVPDIDPALHRLVIHGLVQRPLEFTVASLLRYPMRSRFLFIECGGNSNAGWHEEPIQRPVGDFHGLVSCSEWTGVPLSLLLDEAGVDPQASWIIAEGADAGLLNVSLPLSKLMDDAIVGLYQNGERVRPENGYPIRLIVPGWEGITNIKWLRRLHVTDAPSMTRNETAKYTELLASGKARMFTFVMDAKSLITSPSPGQKMHGANVYEIRGLAWSGRGKISKVEVSADGGKSWAEAELQAPVMSQCFTRFRSPWAWDGKAALLKSRATDETGYVQPERDVLIKERGREGYFHYNAIVCWAVDEDGTISHVYA from the coding sequence ATGGCCGGCAAGCTTGCAAGTGAAGATCTAGTACCGGTTGCCGGCGGCGGGCTTTTGCATCGCCGCCTTTTCCTCAAGGCGGGATTGGTTCTCGCTACGGCACAGACCGCGACATCCCTCAGGGCGGAAGAAGCGTCACTGCCGAAGGCCGAAGATCCGGATGATCCCTCCTGGATTCACAAAACCGGCCTTCCCTTCACCGGCTACGGCACGCCGTCAAAATACGAGAAGCACGTCGTTCGCAACACGGGCGGCAACCGCACGCCTGCTGGCGACGGCGTCTCGTGGACGCCTCTGGAAGAACTCGAAGGCATCATCACGCCGAGCGGCCTCCATTTCGAGCGCCATCATGACGGCGTGCCGGACATCGATCCGGCCTTGCACAGGCTCGTCATCCACGGCCTCGTGCAGCGGCCCCTGGAATTCACCGTCGCGAGCTTGCTTCGATATCCGATGCGCTCGCGCTTCCTCTTCATCGAGTGTGGCGGGAACAGCAACGCCGGGTGGCACGAGGAACCCATCCAGCGTCCGGTTGGCGATTTCCATGGACTCGTTTCATGCTCGGAATGGACCGGCGTGCCGCTCTCCCTTCTGCTCGATGAGGCGGGCGTCGATCCGCAGGCGTCGTGGATCATCGCCGAGGGCGCCGATGCCGGACTGCTCAACGTCAGCCTGCCGCTTTCGAAGCTGATGGATGATGCGATCGTCGGACTCTATCAGAATGGCGAACGCGTGCGGCCCGAGAACGGCTATCCGATCCGGCTGATCGTGCCGGGCTGGGAAGGCATCACCAACATCAAGTGGCTGCGCCGCCTGCACGTCACCGACGCTCCGTCTATGACGCGCAACGAAACGGCGAAATACACCGAGCTTTTGGCGTCCGGCAAAGCGCGCATGTTCACGTTCGTCATGGATGCCAAATCGCTGATCACGTCACCTTCGCCGGGCCAGAAGATGCACGGGGCGAATGTCTATGAAATTCGCGGGCTCGCATGGAGCGGCCGCGGCAAGATCAGTAAGGTGGAGGTTTCGGCGGACGGCGGCAAATCGTGGGCCGAGGCAGAGTTGCAGGCCCCCGTCATGTCGCAATGCTTCACGCGCTTTCGCTCCCCGTGGGCTTGGGACGGCAAGGCTGCGCTGCTCAAAAGCCGCGCGACGGACGAAACGGGCTATGTCCAACCCGAGCGCGACGTGTTGATCAAAGAGCGCGGACGCGAAGGGTACTTTCACTACAACGCGATTGTCTGCTGGGCCGTCGATGAAGATGGTACGATCAGCCATGTCTATGCTTAG
- a CDS encoding urea amidolyase associated protein UAAP2 — MIKESTLREADAIYRRIVPAGQYWMHVVLEGETLRLLDLEGNQAADTLFFNADDPAERYSASDTIREQGNIYLTAGSVLRSDICRPMLTITADTVGRHDTLGGACATESNTVRYALEKKSLHACRDSYLLAIAENEQYGLSKRDIGHNINFFMNVPVTPDGGLTFEDGLSAPGKYVEMTAHMNVIVLISNCPQLNNPCNAYNPTPIEVLIWGKGA; from the coding sequence ATGATCAAAGAAAGCACGCTTCGCGAAGCCGACGCGATTTATCGCCGTATCGTTCCCGCAGGCCAATATTGGATGCACGTCGTTCTTGAGGGCGAGACGCTTCGCCTTCTCGATCTCGAAGGCAATCAGGCCGCGGATACTTTGTTCTTCAACGCCGACGATCCGGCGGAACGCTACTCGGCGTCCGACACCATCCGGGAGCAAGGCAATATCTATCTCACGGCGGGCTCTGTGCTTCGTTCCGATATCTGCCGTCCTATGCTGACGATCACGGCCGATACGGTCGGCCGCCACGACACGCTCGGCGGCGCCTGTGCGACGGAGAGCAACACCGTTCGCTACGCGCTCGAAAAGAAATCGCTGCACGCGTGCCGCGACAGTTACCTGCTCGCGATCGCCGAGAACGAGCAGTACGGCCTCTCGAAACGCGACATCGGACACAACATCAATTTCTTCATGAACGTGCCTGTCACGCCCGACGGCGGGTTGACGTTCGAGGATGGTTTGTCGGCGCCGGGAAAATACGTCGAGATGACTGCGCACATGAACGTCATCGTGCTGATCTCGAACTGTCCGCAACTCAACAATCCCTGCAACGCCTACAACCCCACGCCGATCGAAGTTCTCATCTGGGGTAAGGGGGCCTGA
- a CDS encoding quinoprotein dehydrogenase-associated SoxYZ-like carrier, whose translation MRNRIIRSTIVAGLTAVLGMIAAQASARADDTAVIWDSIRTDLFGTREVADGAGKVALEAPYRAEDASTVPLTIRLPAEFAKDVKSLTLVIDKNPSPVVATFTYGDAAGNGERVLATRVRIDQYSNVRAIAETNDGKLFMTIKFVKASGGCSAPAGKDPEEAAKTMGKMKVMTAFKDPDNTAAQEAQVMIRHPNSSGMQMDQVTGLYIPTHFVDKVAVKTGGKTVFTMTGGISISENPNFRFTYQGNPSDVMSVEAEDSQGNAFKGNSTPSQS comes from the coding sequence ATGCGCAACAGAATAATCCGCTCCACGATTGTTGCCGGACTGACGGCAGTCCTGGGGATGATCGCGGCTCAGGCGAGCGCGCGGGCCGACGACACGGCTGTCATCTGGGACAGCATCCGGACGGATCTCTTCGGAACGCGCGAGGTTGCGGACGGGGCCGGCAAAGTGGCGCTCGAAGCGCCGTACCGCGCGGAAGACGCATCCACGGTTCCCCTCACCATTCGCCTCCCGGCTGAATTCGCCAAAGACGTGAAATCCCTGACGCTCGTCATCGACAAAAACCCCTCCCCCGTCGTCGCGACGTTCACGTACGGCGATGCGGCCGGGAACGGCGAACGCGTTCTGGCCACGCGCGTTCGCATCGATCAATATTCGAATGTCCGCGCGATCGCCGAGACGAACGACGGCAAACTGTTCATGACGATCAAGTTCGTGAAAGCGTCGGGCGGCTGCTCGGCTCCGGCCGGCAAGGACCCGGAGGAAGCGGCGAAGACGATGGGCAAGATGAAGGTGATGACCGCCTTCAAGGACCCGGATAACACGGCTGCGCAAGAAGCTCAGGTGATGATCCGTCATCCGAACAGTTCGGGCATGCAGATGGATCAGGTGACCGGCCTCTATATCCCGACGCATTTTGTGGACAAGGTGGCCGTGAAGACTGGCGGCAAAACCGTCTTCACGATGACAGGCGGCATCTCGATCAGCGAAAATCCGAACTTCCGTTTCACCTATCAGGGCAATCCTTCCGACGTGATGAGCGTCGAGGCTGAGGATTCGCAAGGCAACGCGTTCAAGGGCAACTCAACTCCGAGCCAATCCTGA
- the uca gene encoding urea carboxylase, with translation MFRKVLIANRGAIACRIIRTLDRMGIASVAVYSEADRHSMHVMQAGEAVAIGPSPAAESYLKFDAILDAAKKTGAEAIHPGYGFLSENPDFADACEAAGIVFIGPKAKHMRAFGLKHKARELAFEANVPLAPGSGLIRDVEHAKCEAQRIGYPVMIKSTAGGGGIGLQLVSTAEEIAPMFERVERLARNNFKDAGIFIEKYVARGRHIEVQIFGDGRGNVVSLGERDCSAQRRNQKVIEETPAPNLPEKTRAALWETARRLGQAVNYESAGTVEYLYDAETNEFYFLEVNTRLQVEHGVTEEVFGADLVEWMVRQAAGELQPLDQSKISPTGASIQVRLYAEDPARDFRPSSGRLTDVSWPKGARIETWVQSGSEVSPYYDPMIAKIIVKGSSRDDALARLRSALDQTRIGGLETNLDYLRQLAGSGVFAKAEMLTRTLQTFTYKADTIEVLSPGTQTTIQDWPGRVGYWAVGVPPSGPMDALSFRLANRIVGNDEGTAGIETTLAGPSLKFNTDAVICLAGAELSATLDGAPVVYWEAIQIKSGQVLKIGGVKGPGVRAYIAVRGGIDVPSYLGSKSTFTLGKFGGHGGRVLMTGDVLHIGRDATSFPSARLPEELKPRLVHTWDIGVLYGPHGAPDFFAPEYIDTFFASDWEVHYNSNPTGIRLIGPKPVWARTDGGEAGLHPSNIHDNAYAIGTIDFTGDMPVILGPDGPSLGGFVCPATIVQAELWKMGQLRPGDKVRFTRLSPAEAAARLAKQNAEIATLKSIAAPSFPHAKWGADDCMVGGREASGDKPRVVYRRAGDAYMLVEYGPIILDFTLRFRAHALMTALERRKLAGILDLTPGIRSLQVHYDSSALPLEDLLAELSRIEDALGDLSDIEVPSRIVHLPLSWNDPAVQKTIDKYIQGVRPDAPWCPSNIEFIRRINGLDSIEDVLRIVFDATYVVLGLGDVYLGAPVATPVDPRHRLVTTKYNPARTWTPDNVVGIGGAYMCIYGMEGPGGYQLFGRTCQVWNTYRTTEAFEAGSPWLLRFFDQIRFYPVTSEELAKFRDGFLEGQANVKVEATRFRLRDYLAFLAENEESIGAFKSRQQAAFEAERARWHQVDQEGAAGASDSGVEEDATAVLPPGATAVESPVPGSVWKVLVEPGTRVAEGETLIIVESMKMEMAVPAPQSGVVHEVRCVEGRPVALGQALVILREPHAEATA, from the coding sequence ATGTTCCGCAAAGTCCTTATCGCCAACCGCGGCGCCATCGCCTGCCGCATCATCAGAACGCTCGACCGCATGGGGATTGCGAGCGTCGCGGTCTATTCCGAGGCCGATCGTCATTCGATGCATGTCATGCAGGCGGGCGAAGCCGTCGCCATCGGTCCATCACCCGCGGCCGAGAGCTATCTCAAGTTTGACGCCATCCTCGACGCTGCAAAGAAGACCGGCGCGGAAGCGATTCATCCGGGTTACGGCTTTCTGTCGGAAAATCCCGATTTCGCGGACGCGTGCGAAGCAGCGGGCATCGTGTTCATTGGGCCGAAGGCGAAGCACATGCGCGCCTTCGGATTGAAGCACAAGGCGCGCGAGCTTGCGTTTGAGGCAAACGTACCGTTGGCGCCGGGCTCCGGCCTCATCCGCGATGTCGAACACGCCAAGTGCGAAGCCCAGCGCATCGGCTATCCGGTGATGATCAAGAGCACGGCCGGCGGCGGCGGCATCGGCTTGCAGCTCGTGTCGACGGCGGAAGAAATCGCGCCGATGTTCGAGCGCGTCGAACGCCTCGCTCGCAACAACTTCAAGGACGCCGGTATCTTCATCGAGAAGTATGTGGCGCGCGGCCGCCACATCGAAGTGCAAATTTTCGGCGACGGCCGCGGCAACGTCGTCTCGCTCGGCGAACGCGACTGCTCGGCGCAGCGGCGCAACCAGAAGGTCATCGAGGAGACGCCTGCGCCAAACCTCCCCGAGAAGACGCGGGCGGCGCTCTGGGAGACGGCGCGACGTCTCGGCCAGGCCGTCAATTACGAAAGCGCGGGCACAGTCGAATATCTCTACGATGCCGAGACGAACGAGTTCTATTTTCTCGAGGTCAATACGCGGCTTCAGGTGGAGCATGGCGTGACCGAGGAAGTCTTCGGCGCAGATCTCGTCGAATGGATGGTGCGGCAGGCGGCGGGAGAATTACAACCGCTCGATCAATCCAAGATTTCGCCAACGGGTGCATCGATCCAAGTCCGGCTTTACGCGGAAGATCCTGCGCGCGATTTCCGGCCAAGCTCCGGCCGGTTGACGGACGTTTCCTGGCCAAAGGGCGCGCGCATCGAGACGTGGGTGCAGAGCGGCTCGGAGGTTTCTCCCTACTACGACCCGATGATCGCAAAGATCATCGTCAAGGGATCGTCACGCGACGACGCGCTGGCGCGACTTCGATCGGCGCTCGATCAAACGCGCATCGGCGGCCTCGAAACCAATCTCGATTATCTCCGCCAGCTCGCGGGATCAGGGGTCTTTGCGAAAGCTGAGATGCTGACGCGGACATTGCAGACGTTCACTTATAAAGCGGACACCATCGAAGTTCTGTCGCCGGGCACGCAGACGACGATCCAGGATTGGCCGGGACGCGTCGGCTATTGGGCGGTCGGCGTGCCGCCATCAGGCCCGATGGACGCGCTGTCGTTTCGCTTAGCCAATCGTATCGTCGGCAACGACGAAGGGACTGCCGGGATCGAGACGACGCTCGCGGGACCGTCCCTCAAATTCAACACCGACGCCGTGATCTGTCTCGCGGGTGCGGAGCTGTCTGCGACGCTCGACGGCGCGCCTGTCGTCTACTGGGAAGCCATTCAGATCAAGTCCGGACAGGTGCTGAAGATCGGCGGCGTCAAGGGGCCGGGCGTGCGCGCCTACATCGCCGTTCGCGGCGGTATCGACGTTCCGTCTTATCTCGGAAGCAAATCCACGTTCACGCTCGGCAAGTTCGGCGGGCACGGCGGACGCGTATTGATGACGGGCGACGTGCTTCATATCGGCCGCGACGCGACGAGTTTTCCTTCGGCGCGTCTTCCGGAAGAACTCAAACCTCGCCTCGTCCATACCTGGGATATCGGCGTTCTCTACGGTCCACATGGCGCGCCGGATTTCTTCGCGCCGGAATACATCGACACGTTCTTCGCGAGCGATTGGGAGGTTCATTACAATTCGAATCCGACCGGCATTCGGCTGATCGGACCGAAGCCCGTCTGGGCGCGCACCGACGGCGGCGAAGCCGGGCTTCACCCGAGCAATATTCACGACAACGCCTACGCCATCGGGACGATCGATTTCACCGGCGACATGCCTGTCATCCTCGGCCCCGACGGCCCGTCGCTCGGCGGCTTCGTGTGTCCGGCGACCATCGTGCAAGCCGAACTTTGGAAGATGGGTCAGCTTCGGCCGGGCGACAAAGTCCGCTTCACGCGTCTTTCTCCTGCCGAGGCCGCCGCGCGTCTTGCCAAGCAGAACGCAGAGATCGCAACGCTGAAGTCTATCGCCGCGCCGTCGTTCCCGCATGCGAAGTGGGGGGCGGATGACTGCATGGTCGGCGGCCGCGAGGCGTCCGGCGACAAGCCGCGCGTTGTTTATCGCCGCGCGGGCGATGCTTACATGCTCGTCGAATACGGCCCGATCATTCTCGATTTCACGTTGCGATTCCGCGCACACGCGCTGATGACCGCTCTCGAACGGCGAAAGCTGGCAGGCATTCTCGACCTGACGCCGGGTATCCGGTCCTTGCAGGTCCACTACGACAGCTCGGCACTGCCTCTCGAAGATTTGCTCGCGGAGCTTTCGCGCATCGAAGATGCGCTCGGAGACTTGAGCGATATCGAGGTGCCGTCGCGCATCGTGCATCTGCCGCTGTCGTGGAACGACCCCGCGGTGCAGAAGACGATCGACAAATATATCCAGGGCGTCAGACCCGATGCGCCGTGGTGTCCTTCCAACATAGAGTTCATCCGGCGCATCAATGGTCTCGATTCAATCGAGGATGTGCTGCGGATCGTGTTCGACGCGACCTACGTCGTTCTCGGACTGGGCGACGTGTATCTCGGTGCGCCGGTCGCGACGCCGGTCGACCCGCGTCATCGTCTCGTCACGACGAAATACAATCCGGCGCGCACGTGGACGCCCGACAACGTGGTCGGCATCGGCGGGGCTTACATGTGCATCTACGGCATGGAGGGCCCCGGCGGTTATCAGCTCTTCGGCCGGACGTGCCAAGTCTGGAACACGTATCGCACGACGGAAGCCTTCGAAGCCGGGTCGCCATGGCTTTTGCGGTTCTTCGATCAGATCCGCTTCTATCCCGTCACGAGCGAAGAACTGGCGAAGTTCCGCGACGGTTTTCTTGAAGGGCAGGCCAACGTCAAAGTCGAAGCGACAAGGTTTCGTCTCAGGGACTATCTGGCTTTCCTTGCCGAGAACGAAGAGTCGATTGGCGCCTTCAAGTCGCGTCAGCAGGCGGCCTTCGAGGCGGAACGGGCGCGCTGGCATCAGGTCGATCAGGAAGGTGCGGCAGGCGCATCCGACAGCGGCGTTGAAGAGGATGCGACCGCCGTTCTGCCTCCCGGCGCCACCGCCGTCGAGAGCCCTGTTCCAGGCAGCGTCTGGAAGGTTCTCGTCGAGCCCGGAACACGGGTCGCCGAGGGCGAGACGCTGATAATCGTCGAGTCAATGAAAATGGAGATGGCCGTGCCGGCGCCGCAAAGCGGGGTCGTTCACGAGGTGCGCTGCGTCGAAGGGCGGCCTGTGGCCCTCGGCCAGGCTCTCGTTATCTTAAGAGAGCCACATGCGGAGGCGACGGCGTGA
- a CDS encoding c-type cytochrome, whose translation MSMLRRVAAAIIVPVVGTVAIAEDAAVKAPRLGTPLSADAIAKWDRTIFPDGRGLPPGKGTAKDGRVIYEQKCASCHGSHGEGGTAEELVSGPTPPSPDNPSKAIGSYWPFATTIFDFVRRSMPPAAPGSLSADETYAVTAYLLAANAIIPESEELNAKTLAAVRMPNRDGFIWIDVKK comes from the coding sequence ATGTCTATGCTTAGGCGCGTTGCGGCTGCGATCATCGTTCCGGTTGTGGGAACTGTGGCCATCGCCGAGGATGCTGCCGTCAAAGCTCCTCGCCTCGGCACACCGTTGAGTGCAGACGCGATCGCGAAATGGGATCGCACGATCTTTCCCGATGGGCGTGGACTGCCGCCAGGAAAGGGGACCGCGAAAGACGGCCGCGTCATATACGAGCAGAAATGCGCGAGCTGTCACGGTTCGCACGGGGAAGGCGGAACGGCGGAAGAACTCGTCAGCGGGCCGACGCCGCCATCGCCCGATAATCCGAGCAAGGCAATCGGGTCTTACTGGCCGTTCGCGACGACGATCTTCGATTTCGTTCGCCGCAGCATGCCGCCTGCGGCTCCGGGTTCCTTATCCGCGGATGAGACCTACGCCGTCACGGCCTACCTGCTCGCCGCCAATGCGATCATTCCGGAGAGCGAAGAGCTGAATGCGAAAACGCTGGCCGCCGTGCGGATGCCGAACCGCGACGGCTTCATCTGGATCGACGTAAAAAAGTAA
- a CDS encoding urea amidolyase associated protein UAAP1 — translation MGNMIYGDTLPGGKHWSLLMRRNTRLRLTDVEGGANIGMLFYNPQNLLERYNAPDTLKCQHTFKLTTGHCLYSDMGRIFCSVVSDTFGWHDTVTGNTTKAIVARKWGEKSYQTARNDWQQNGHDSFLVEGAKYGLTRRDLAANVNWFSKIAVASDGAMSLDTSAAKAGAQVELRFEIDTLVLFHTCPHPLNLANTYPRKPVHFEIFEGPPAALDDPARISAPENERGFENNRIFLAGCCGDVHQ, via the coding sequence ATGGGAAACATGATCTACGGCGACACGCTGCCGGGGGGTAAGCACTGGTCGCTGCTGATGCGCCGAAACACGCGGCTGCGCCTGACCGACGTCGAGGGCGGCGCGAATATCGGAATGCTCTTCTACAATCCGCAGAACTTGCTCGAGCGCTACAACGCGCCCGACACGCTGAAATGTCAGCACACGTTCAAGCTAACTACCGGTCATTGTCTCTATTCGGATATGGGCCGCATTTTTTGCTCGGTCGTATCTGATACGTTCGGCTGGCACGATACCGTCACCGGAAATACGACGAAGGCCATCGTTGCGCGCAAGTGGGGCGAGAAGAGCTATCAAACAGCGCGCAACGACTGGCAGCAGAACGGCCACGACAGTTTCCTTGTCGAAGGCGCCAAATACGGCCTGACACGGCGGGACCTAGCGGCGAACGTCAACTGGTTCAGCAAGATTGCCGTCGCCTCCGACGGCGCGATGTCGCTCGATACTTCGGCCGCGAAGGCCGGCGCCCAGGTCGAGCTGCGCTTCGAGATCGATACGCTCGTGCTCTTCCACACCTGCCCGCATCCGTTGAACCTCGCGAATACGTACCCACGGAAACCGGTGCACTTCGAGATCTTTGAGGGGCCGCCCGCAGCGCTCGACGATCCCGCGCGGATTTCCGCGCCCGAGAACGAGCGGGGCTTCGAGAACAACCGCATCTTTCTCGCTGGCTGCTGTGGAGACGTGCATCAATGA
- the atzF gene encoding allophanate hydrolase, producing the protein MTLSLDIANLTALYERGKTTPEATVEEVFARIGDKGVAPDWIALRDKESVLDSVRRAPRGALYGIPFAVKDNIDVAGMPTTCGCPAFAYVPERSAAVVERLEAAGAILIGKTNLDQFATGLNGTRSPYGIPANVFNADYISGGSSSGSAVVVAAGIVSFSLGTDTAGSGRVPAAFNNIVGLKPTKGIISTRGIVPACKSQDAVSIFALTVADAAKLAETAVAFDKDDCFARADAPPFAVEDFARPLRIGIPNAPLSFFDDGEYQRLYHHTIDRLAGLGAEITPFNFAPFLDTAAMLYDGPWVAERLFAVDDMDDDDLHPVVREIIHNGRNKSALATFESFYRLAEYRRAADAEWNRMDVMVLPTAGTTYKIADMLADPVRLNSNLGAYTNFVNLLDLSALAIPAGFREDGIPFGVTLIGRAFADGQLAAIGDALHRTLDGAKLGATQAALSDAAPVAVKPAKKTTVEVAVVGAHLRGQPLNSQLTERDAIYRETARTAAGYRLYALPGTTPPKPGLIFEGTGPGAIEVEIWEMEEAAFGSFVALIPAPLGIGTLVLEGGREVKGFLCESHAIRGAEDITEFGGWRAWLGRTAVA; encoded by the coding sequence GTGACCCTATCGCTCGACATCGCAAACCTCACCGCCCTCTACGAGCGCGGAAAGACGACCCCCGAAGCAACCGTTGAAGAGGTCTTCGCTCGGATCGGAGACAAGGGCGTTGCGCCCGACTGGATCGCGCTTCGCGATAAGGAGAGCGTTCTCGATAGCGTTCGCCGCGCGCCTCGCGGGGCCCTTTACGGCATTCCGTTTGCCGTAAAGGACAACATCGATGTCGCCGGTATGCCGACGACGTGCGGTTGTCCAGCTTTCGCCTATGTGCCCGAGCGTTCGGCGGCGGTCGTCGAACGGCTCGAAGCGGCCGGCGCCATCCTGATCGGCAAAACGAACCTCGACCAGTTTGCGACCGGGCTCAACGGCACGCGCTCGCCTTACGGCATCCCGGCGAACGTCTTCAATGCGGACTACATCTCCGGCGGCTCGAGTTCTGGTTCAGCTGTGGTGGTCGCCGCGGGGATTGTTTCGTTTTCTCTCGGCACCGACACGGCGGGATCAGGCCGCGTTCCGGCGGCCTTCAATAACATCGTCGGTCTGAAGCCGACGAAAGGCATCATCTCGACGCGTGGCATCGTACCCGCATGCAAGAGCCAAGATGCGGTTTCGATTTTTGCGCTCACTGTCGCTGACGCCGCGAAGCTTGCAGAGACAGCCGTCGCCTTCGACAAGGACGACTGTTTCGCGAGGGCCGATGCGCCACCCTTCGCCGTCGAGGATTTCGCGCGTCCGCTGAGAATTGGCATCCCCAACGCGCCGCTGTCGTTCTTCGATGATGGCGAGTATCAGCGGCTCTATCATCACACGATCGATCGCCTCGCCGGACTTGGCGCGGAGATCACCCCATTCAACTTCGCGCCGTTTCTCGACACCGCAGCCATGCTTTACGACGGTCCGTGGGTCGCCGAGCGGCTGTTCGCCGTCGACGACATGGACGACGATGATCTTCATCCCGTCGTTCGCGAGATCATCCACAACGGCCGGAATAAATCTGCGCTCGCGACATTCGAGAGCTTTTATCGTCTTGCTGAATATCGCCGCGCGGCGGACGCCGAGTGGAACCGCATGGACGTGATGGTGCTGCCGACGGCGGGCACGACGTACAAAATCGCCGATATGCTGGCTGATCCCGTTCGCCTCAATTCGAACCTCGGCGCGTATACGAATTTCGTCAATCTCCTCGACCTTTCGGCTCTCGCCATTCCAGCGGGCTTTCGCGAGGACGGCATCCCTTTCGGCGTGACGCTGATCGGGCGCGCGTTCGCCGACGGACAACTCGCGGCGATCGGTGATGCTCTTCATCGCACGCTCGATGGTGCGAAGCTTGGCGCGACGCAGGCAGCCTTGTCGGATGCAGCGCCCGTCGCCGTGAAGCCCGCCAAGAAGACGACGGTCGAGGTCGCGGTGGTCGGCGCCCATCTCAGGGGGCAGCCACTCAACAGCCAGCTTACCGAGCGCGATGCCATCTACCGGGAGACGGCGCGCACGGCAGCCGGATACCGTCTTTACGCCTTGCCGGGGACGACGCCGCCGAAGCCGGGCCTCATCTTCGAGGGTACCGGGCCGGGTGCGATCGAAGTCGAAATCTGGGAAATGGAAGAGGCCGCGTTCGGGTCGTTCGTGGCGCTCATACCGGCCCCCCTCGGGATCGGGACGCTTGTGCTCGAAGGCGGCCGAGAGGTGAAAGGCTTCCTTTGTGAAAGCCATGCCATTCGCGGCGCCGAGGACATTACGGAGTTCGGGGGCTGGCGCGCCTGGCTCGGCCGGACGGCTGTCGCCTGA